The nucleotide window aggttaaaaatgacgaAGCCCttgtctacgggaatctcgaacacaacacaccagttttgttgtctctgtccagatatttaagaagtggagcaagggattcactggatcatccttcctgctcagactgtgggaagggattcacttgctcatcacaactgaaggtacatcagcgagttcagactgggacaaggccattcacctgttctgtgtgtgagaagggattcagaaagtcttcccacctgtggacacaccagttaaTTCACATTGGGAAGAGGATGGCcgcctgctgaatttgtggggaaggattcacttggtcatctgacctaatggctcaccaggaAATTCACAccagggagtggccgttcacctgctcagactgtgggaagaaattcagttGCTCatctcaattgaaggtacatcaacgagttcacaccggggagaggccgttcagctgctcagactgtgggatgggattcatttgctcatctaatttgaaggtacaccaatcagttcacactgcagagaggcctttcacctgctcagactgtgggaacggattcactcagtcatctaaactgaagatacatcagagagttcactctggagagaggccattcacctgctcagactgtgggaagggattcactcagtcatctcaactgaaggtacatcagcgagttcacactggagagaggccgttcagctgctcagactgtgggatgggattcatttgctcatctaatttgaaggtacaccaatcagttcacactggaaagaggcctttcacctgctcagactgtgggaagggattcactcagtcatctaaactgaagatacatcagagagttcacactggagagaggccattcacctgctcagactgtgggaagggattcactcagtcatctcaactgaaggtacatcagcgagttcacactggagagaggccattcacctgctcagactgcgggaagggattcactcagtcatctcaactgaaggtacatcagcgagttcacactggagagaggccgttcagctgctcagactgtgggatgggattcatttgctcatctaatttgaaggtacaccaatcagttcacactggagagaggccattcacctgctcagacttgtgggaagggattcactcggtcatctcaagtgaagatacatcagagagttcactctggagagaggccattcacctgctcagactgtgggaagggattcgctcggtcatctaaactgaagatacatcagagagttcacactgaagaaaggccattcacttgctcagactgtgggaagggattcattcgttTGTCCTCCCTAATtgctcaccagcaagttcacaacagggagtggctgttcacctgctcggactgtgggaagggattcactcagtcatctcaactgaaggtacatcagcgagttcactctggggagaggccattcacctgctcagagtgtgggaaaggattcactcggtcatccaacctacaagtgcaccagtcagttcacactggggagagaccgtacacctgcttagactgtgggaagggattcgcttcaTCATCtcaactgcagagacaccagcgagttcacattggGTAGAGGCCTTtctcctgctgtgaatgtggaaagggattcactcagtcatctaaccttatgtaactctcACGCCACCCCCCCAGcatggccaaacttaagaaatctcgtttgggtggatgctgcgcgatgtgtcccctgttacgtATCAGttccccgaaataacaaacagtacacaatatgtcaTTAAAGGACTGAGCTCCATAATTCTTACTttcactatagggttagtaaagaaaaaataaGGGCCCATTTTCTCCATTTGTGTCTTCTCATCTGTCCCAGCAAGCgaccgtgaaaatctctcttccagactcaatgaaagaacatttctctcattggatagcatCGCACACCACAACCCTGTTAtctctgctacagagaaaccattacctcagcagtgaaacattacagagaggccattacatgagcagtgaaacattgcagcatgttacacttgtgacacactaccgggttcacactggggagaaagtttcaatgagctgcatgctggatatttgtccatcaccattgctgaatgcaatttcgagagtgactgtcggtgctgaactctgcaattattgctgctgctcaccacacccagttctgcaccctggtcactgggcatgggaggagttcctTCTGCTGCAccttcacctttaatgggactggatcagtgacaaataaatcagttctattttaaactgtCTCCGGTATTTAGTGAATTTacaacacacctagtgtacagtagagagttaACTCATgccggctggaccctgccagtgatacTGTTTGCGACAGTCCTTTTACATCTTCCCTTGTTGttcatctctcactctccctgtgggggggggggggggttccagtcactactctgtgggtgaagaggtttcccttgaattttctgcagattgaggaagtcgagctgactgcagttctgtctgagatgttcttcgcccctcaaatctctgggctgaggaagaatgacattagTTGTTAACCTCCCTATTCAgggctcatttccacattatttgtcattttccctgcttctgaagggttgttagaaaacaccactgtcctccAAACACTGAAAGCTGAATGGGAAACCATTAGTTTGATGTTCAatggagcagggtcagaaaccagaggtggGTCCACACAGGGCATTGTTTGAGGCTCTGAACGATGGTCGGcgtaagaacgtatgatgaggagaagggaatcagcaacagggtgtggcaacgaatgacagagtagcaacatttcgaagctgattgacagagaaaatcatTCAGTtatctgactgatgacacaaacaattcctgttgtgaggtgctgcactGGCCGAGGAacgtgtgtgtgttgggaatgcTTTTGTCTattgagggagttgttcctgcttgtttatcctgtaatattgtatccagatggttattatagattgtcctatttggtataatgtattgattatcatataatttgtaagattttgactcTAAAGGTGGATCAGGCTTGAACTTACGGTGCCTCGATGAAGTGATGGAGGGCATTCAtgcgtttgtattttaaagcaaggtttTGGTGAATCATATTTGCCACTGATTGTACCTTTGTAATTAATCAGATTGAATTAAACTGCTGTAGGGTCCtgaaatgtgttggattgtgtctgatttcttttggcattttctacacagacagacagacagacatacttgattgatcccgagggaaatggggtttcgttacagtcacatcAACGAGTGTAAAAATTACTTACTGCCTTATTGTTTGTATTTCATGTACTTtcgatttttctttccttttgttgaCCACATTGATGTGTATTTCTGCAAGGGACCCCTTGTCAAGTGATTTTTGACAGGTCATGACcattgcatctgttatctcttcagcaacctctctcaggtgtTACGAATCCCtcggtttcgtttgctgtggactgtcactttaagaaagttcctgagtgaggcgggactaaCAGTGACGTCAGCCGGCAGGTTTCTCAGctcagagagagagcgagatagaGATTTAGAGAGAGcgatatatatagatagatagatatgagacacacacacacagtcggaACGAGGGAGACAGAACAGCTACTCTCGTAGTCTGAGTAAGACTTTTATTTAGAACTGCCAGGGCAAGGTTTGCTCCAGAATGTGtgtctgtcacttcgtataatccaaaggagtagatttaggaaTGTAATGTGGGACCACTTGAAGTTAACCCTTACCTGGATATGTTATGTGGTAGTCACTTGAAGACGACATTCGTCTGATATATCTAAGTGGATTTTGGATCGATTCAACGAACAAAATCTTCGACGACAGTTTGCGtttacctgtggaattcgacataattgccttctctctacaatTACCCTGGACTACAAGTATCTTTCTCTGATCATTTATTCCTCCGATTACTGAAGTTTCCTACGTTACCATCTCCAGACTCTAAGCCTTGATCCCCCAGGCTCGATAGTTAAGGAGTTATATTTACCCATATTTAtacgcataacactgttaacttttgtttaattTGTTTAACTTAAAATATtataagtagttactaataaagataatggttttaacatcaaaaccagactccggtGTAAACTGTATTGCTGCTGATTTGTTTCTAAAATGTTACACAGGGCTCTATGATGTACTTcttctggtccaggtgtcttatccactttaagaacctGAGTTTGCCTCGCACGTTTTCCGTTGTAATAACAATgacattcactcctgctccctgacactcacggatctctggcacactgctgtgtcttccacagagaagacagatgcaaagtacctatcaagttcatctaccatctcttccccatttccacctcatgagcatcattttccagaggtccaaaATAAACTATCACCTCCCTTTCGCATTTTTTATAATGGTGTATATTATTGTCTAGTTTGTTGcgatatttcacctttccccttcatATAGCTTTTTGCAGTTTCCTGTTGTTGGATTTTCAAAGCTACCCAATTATCTAACTTCCTACTCACTTCTGCTACCTGAAAAgcactttccttggcttttatacagtccataacttcctttgtcagccacggtagcgtAGCCCCGCCGTTTGTGAACTACTACTGCGGGAGATTATGACCTATTCTGtacattatgaactattcccagaaacgtcagccaCTTCTGCTTTgacatcatccccaccagtatccttctCAAATCCACCTGGGGAAtaacctctctcatgcctctgtaattccctttattccattgtgatactatgCATGTGACGTATGCTTCTCCCTTAGAAACTGCAGCAGGAATTCaatcattatgatcactgccttctgatggttcctttacattaacctccctaacaagatctgggttattacacaacacccaatctaagatagcagttccccgagtaggctcaaccatcagctgctctaaaaatccatttcGTAAGCATTCAATACATTCCCTCTGTTGTGATCTCACAccaatctgactttcccaatTCTCCTGCAGATTGAAGCCACCCATTGCTTTTACAAAGGAGAGAACGTGTTTTGGAAGCTGAAAAGCCTGAAAGTGAACACACCAGGGTgcggaaagaggtagctgaagagattgtgaaggcattaaagtcatagaatactacagcacagaaaaatctTGTCCGTCCTAAAGCATTAATCTGCcgagttccaacaacttccacctggaccatagccctctatatacTTCTCATCCATGAACataagcaaacttctcttaaagtttGAAATCGTCCCggtcacttgctctggcagctcgctGCACACTCTCCCcgactctgaatgaagaagctccccctaagttttcttttaaattaatgagtaatgatctatcacgaatcactagattttggaacggttctggcaaactggaaagttgcaaatatcactccactctttaagaagtgagggagggcagaagaaagaaaattgtaggacagttagtctgacctcagtggtcaggaagaCGTTAGAGTGTATTAAGGGTGAGTgtttttgggtactgtaattggggaTGCATGaagaaataggccaaagtcagcaggaTTCCTTTAGAGAAAATAGTGTCTGACAAATCACttggaatactttgaggaaataacaggcaagatagataaagcagaaGCAACGGATGTTTttagcttggattttcagatgatctttaacaaggtaccccattcaaggcttattgagaatgtaagcaggcatgggatccaagaggacattgctttctggatccagaagtggtttccccacagaaggcaaagagtggttgtagttgggtcatattctgcatggaggtcggtcaccagtggagcgcctcagggatctgctctcgGACCCCAACTcttcgtgatgtttataaataacatggatgatgaagtggagggataggttagtaaatttgctggtaacacaaatgttggggatgttctggatagtgtggatggctgtcaaaggttacagcgggatattgataggctgcaaaactgggctgagaagtggcaaatggagttcagcccagaaatgtgtgaggtggttcattttggtaggtcaaatatgatggcagaatatagcaataATGGTAGgactcatggcagtgtggaggatcagaggaatcttgggggtccgagtccattggacactcaaagctgctatgcaggttgactctgtgattaagaaggcatatggtgcattggccttccgtGGGATTTAGTTTCAGCGCCGATTGGAAATGTTGCAGGTatacagggccctggtcagaccccacttggagtaatttgctaaattctggttgcctcactacaggcatgcttctggcatggtcccggaggacaggaagattgcaaatgacAATCGACTAtttgagaagggaggaaggcaaaggaaagcaaattatagtccagttagcctcacctcatgCTGGGGAAGTGTTTGAGTCTATTATtagagatgaggttttggggtactcggagactaatgataaaataagtcaaagccagcatagcttctgtacagggaaatcttgcctgacaaatctgttagagttcttcgaggaagtcataCGCATGATAGACAaccgagaggcagtggatatcatttacttggatttgcagaaggcatctgataaggtgtcacacacgaGACTGTTTAACAGGATAAAAATCAGaagaaatactggcatggataggaaGAATGGCTGACAGCAAGAGGGAGCGAGTGGGAattaaaggagccttttctggttggctagcagtgactagtggtcttcATGGGGCAGTAATCGgtccgctgcttttcacattatttgtcactgatttggataatggaattgctggctttgtggcaaggtttgcgggtgattcaaagataggtggaggcgttATTACTGCTGGGGAAGCAATGCGActgcagcaggacagacaaatttgaagaatgggcaaaaactgagagagggggagtagtgaaggAAGAAACTTCTTGGGATAtaatgacagacagacaggcatactttattgatcccaagggaaattgggtttcgttacagtcacaccaaccaagaatagtgtagaaatttatcaatataaaaccataaataattaaataatagtaagtaaattatgccaagtggaaattagtccaggaccagcccattggctcagggtgtctgaccctccgagggaggagttgtaaagtttgatggccactggcaggaatgacttcctgtgacgctcagtgttgcatctcggtggaatgagtctctggctgaatgtactcctgtgcccaaccagtacattatggagtggatgggagacattgtccaagatggcatgcaacttggacagcatcgtcTTTTCAGATACCACCGTCAGAGTGTCCAGTTACACCCCCACAGCATCACTGGCctcacgaatgagtttgttgattttgttggtgtctgctaccctcagcctgctgccccagcacacaacagcaaacatgatagcactggccaacacagactcgtagaacatcctcagcatcgtccagcagatgttaaaggacctcagtctcctcatgatatagagacggctctgacccttcttgtagacagcctcagtgttctttgatcagtccagtttattttcaattcatatccccaggtccacactgaccccttggatggaaacgggtcaccggtgccttagccctcctcaggtccaccgccagctccttagtctttttcacattaagctgcagatgattctgctcacaccatgtgacaaagtttcccactgtagccctgtactcagcctcatctcccttgctgatgcatccaactatggcagagtcatcagaaaacttctgaaaatttccttaacgattctcgaaagatcattgctaatgcattcatatctcttcagccatctctggttGGTGTACCACCTGATCTAGctgacctatttaccttcagaccatctgtttcccaagaaccttctcccgggTAACATAACTTTAAACATTCTGACCACTAACAAttgggacttccatattcctgcaAGTGTCTTCGACAGATAAGAGTGATgcacaatacttattcagttcatctgccatcaccttcCGCAcccaccccattactacctctccagcatcatttttcccaggtctgatatCCGCTTCAGCCTCTCGTTT belongs to Hemitrygon akajei unplaced genomic scaffold, sHemAka1.3 Scf000085, whole genome shotgun sequence and includes:
- the LOC140722709 gene encoding uncharacterized protein; translation: MAHQEIHTREWPFTCSDCGKKFSCSSQLKVHQRVHTGERPFSCSDCGMGFICSSNLKVHQSVHTAERPFTCSDCGNGFTQSSKLKIHQRVHSGERPFTCSDCGKGFTQSSQLKVHQRVHTGERPFSCSDCGMGFICSSNLKVHQSVHTGKRPFTCSDCGKGFTQSSKLKIHQRVHTGERPFTCSDCGKGFTQSSQLKVHQRVHTGERPFTCSDCGKGFTQSSQLKVHQRVHTGERPFSCSDCGMGFICSSNLKVHQSVHTGERPFTCSDLWEGIHSVISSEDTSESSLWREAIHLLRLWEGIRSVI